The bacterium region GCACTGGAGAGCGCGGACGAGGCACTTCAACTTGCGGATCGGCGCCCTCTCCCTGGAATACTGGTCCCGGTAATACACGAGCAGCCCCCTGGGGTTGCGCTTCAGGATGCGCATGAAATTGGCCGTGTAGCCGTCGGGCAGGTATTCACAGCGGTAGATCGTCTCGTCGGCGAAGAACAGGATCGGCCCGTCGTCGCCGATCCGGTTCCAGACGTAGAGCTCGGGGAAGAACTTCTCC contains the following coding sequences:
- a CDS encoding glycosyltransferase family 2 protein, which produces EKFFPELYVWNRIGDDGPILFFADETIYRCEYLPDGYTANFMRILKRNPRGLLVYYRDQYSRERAPIRKLKCLVRALQCSWYVFAGRVRP